TCAGCTTGAGTCCGTCCCTGGTCTCCTCTCTGATGTGCTCGTTATCACTGATGCCATCGGACACTGCAGCAGAGAATGAGTACCTGGCGTTCTCCGCTTGATGACGAATCAGTTCCGCATCGTAGGTGCTCTTGGACTTGGGCTTCAGGTTCTGGCCGATGGTCGACCCCACGGTGTCCAGGTTCCTCACAGGAGCAGGAGCTACATTGGTCTGTGGTCTCCTGGGGGTCTCCACGGGGACAGGCTGAGCGTTCAGGAAATGTCCGGGCTGAGTATTGGTCTGGGGCTGGTCAAAAAACTGCTGCTGCGATATCACTTGCTGCTGAGGCTGAGGTTGTACAGGCTGAGGTTGAACAGGCTGAGGTCGGTATTGCTGCTCAAACTGCTGCCTCTGTGGCTGTCTCAGCGCAGGCTGGGTGCGTGTAGGCTGTCTCAACTGCGGTTGTTGACCGGTCACTACAGGTTTACGTATGGCTGGTGCGCTAAACCTGTTCAGAGTCAAAATATAACTATGTGAATGTATTTAGCaacacaaatttcacataattagATATTTCTATGTTTCAATATAGTCATAATGTATGTAGTTGCTTGTATTTGGGATGTCTGAAGAAGGGGTTTTTGGctgtaataaataactgtaatatcAACTTACTTCTAACTCCAAAGATTTTCCAAATTACTTTAATTCTATTAAATCTTATCTTTAATAGTTATAACTTAAAGCAATGTCATCTCTGATTACAATAATCAATTTTATGATTTACCAAATTGACAATAATAATTATGCTATGCTCTAAGAACTATATTACATTACTTCACTATACCAAGTcctttaaatgttataaaactctagttaattatacactaaaaactataaaaaacaagttttagtgAAAACTCACTCACACAATGatgaaaacttatttttgatcataattaatattaaaaacaagattaCTTTTTGTAATCCTATTAGTAAAGTGTGAACTATCAATATgtcctttaaaaagaaaatcatcCTTCAATGTTACTATGGttggaaggattgattcaatgtgaatgttgagtttagatccagttcacatttctcttagtgcatcgtctgaaATCTGAAGGTGTCACAGACCTTGCTCGTAGAATCTAGAGTCATTGCATCGTTTTGATATCAAAGACatctatactacaaaatatagtgtaatttagttGATGTGTTTTCATTGTCTCATGAGGTGCACAGTTGTAGAATATTTGCagttttagagaccagtgagtGCGACAGGCCCCTGAGGTCTGTATGATAGATGTACTATGGCAGAAACTTCCCTAAGTTTCTTGGTGACTGGATGAATGGTGTGGTAATGCATAAAGGACACAGACATGCACTCATTTTTGTAGAAGGTTTAAAGATgcttaatttactttttaataaattaattataaaatacagtaataataattgcATTTACATAATGTAGCTACAATAAGCAGAGTTGATTAAATGCGAATGTTCAGCTCTATTTCAATTGTATAACTGTGAGAAAATGATACTTCACCTAGACTACACCATATTAGTggtttaggtgtctctgatgtcaaaatgataCAAAGGGTATGTTTTGAAGTACTTTTTGCTGACTTTTTAATCTCTTCTGACAAACatgttccaggagtcaagtttataacagcatcagatttcagacttGACACGAGGGCTATCTTAGCGATCAAACTGGTATATTAAAATTCGATTGAAGAAGAAGTTTGTTCAAAACAATACAGGTATCGTCTTGCTCAAACAAATGTTAATGAAACAAGCTAAATAGTACTGATAAGGGTTATCATATCACATGTACTAGTGGTGTAACTATGTGGGGATAGAATCTCCCCAAGAGcccatagaaaatttaaaatataaataaaaagcaatccgatttgttttaaattgtgatataataatctatttaaaatactCTGTGTAGTtagttttcaaaaaatctttacattaatctttattaaaatattggctATTGCTATTCAATAAGGTCATATCATAATTgagattctaaatattttttgaaacaaaattttaagggaatttttttaatgGTCAAAACGACATTCACTTGTAAGTATTTAGGAAATCATAGTTCGTAGACCAAGTATGAGAAAATAAAgagattaaatttgtttcttactCCCTTTTGGTCACAATTACTATGTTTAGAGTTACAGGCCTTGTCTTTTTTTTTGGTTTATGAAGTCCTAGCTAATGCTCAACTACAGATCCAAAGCTTAGTTGACATTTCCGCACCACCAACAAAGGCTATGTAGGTGGGTGTGTTGTCACTCTGTACATTGTACCTTTCTTCAGTCTTAGCATTTTGACACCTATACATTTCTCtatgaaatttgaattaaaacaactTTGACTCTGACATTTCAGCGCCATCCAGCAAAGCTCAATTTAGGTACAATTTGACAGAAGATAATTTGATCCCATGTTCTTCCTCTTCTCTAGAGAATTTAACTTTAAGAATGTGTGTGAGTTAGTCAGCATAGAAAGTTGCAACCTAATTAAAAAGACTTGACTTAGTTGACCAACCTGGGGACGTCAGACTGGAACTGCTGCTGCCCTTGCTGATACTGCTGATCTTGCTGATAGTGCTGAGTTTGAGTGGGGGATGAAAACCTTTGAGAGGTCTGGAAGTTTGTCTGACACAATGCTACAGACACCAGTGACAGCAGGACCACCTGTGAACACGGCATTCCTTGTGTTATCTAATTTAGGAACTACATTTGGATTCTGAACACTGCCAAGGAGGGTTACTACAAAAACAGTCATGTATGGTTTATGGTGCACTATGAACTATTATGGATAAACGAAGTAGTggtatatatagaaaattatttaaggGGAGAGGAGTTTGATACACTGGATAGTTTAGGAAGTATAAATACCATGCAATAATAGGGGCTCTGAAATCTTCCCCCCTGCACTActgggtgcaattttaatgtttgtttttaaaaatttcgggGAGAGGAGTTTGATACACTGGATAGTTTAGGAAGTATAAATACCATGCAATAATAGGGGCTCTGAAATCTTCCCCCCTGCACTActgggtgcaattttaatgtttgtttttaaaaatttcgggGAGGGGAGTCTGATACACTGGATAGTTTAGGAAGTATAAATACCATGCAATAATAGGGGCTCTGAAATCTTCGCCCCTGCACTActgggtgcaattttaatgtttgtttttaaaaatttcgggGAGGGGAGTCTGATACACTGGATAGTTTAGGAAGTATAAATACCATGCAATAATAGGGGCTCTGAAATCTTCCCCCCTGCACTActgggtgcaattttaatgtttgtttttaaaaatttcgggGAGGGGAGTCTGATACACTGGATAGTTTAGGAAGTATAAATACCATGCAATAATAGGGGCTCTGAAATCTTCCCCCCTGCACTActgggtgcaattttaatgtttgtttttaaaaatttcgggGAGGGGAGTCTGATACACTGGATAGTTTTAGGAAGTATAAATACCATGCAATAATAGGGGCTCTGAAATCTTCCCCCCTGCACTActgggtgcaattttaatgtttgtttttaaaaatttcgggGAGGGGACTTTCCCCCGAGCTCCCCTCTTATTTACGCCCATGGACTGAAGTATAGCACCGTTGCTAGCTACACATTTATCATTCTTTTATGGCACAGTGAGGTTCGGCTAAAACTTAGAGAACTTAATAGTGGACAACTAAGGGGGATGCTATAACATATCTCACGGAGCCCGACACAGGTATGATCTTGGTTGTATTGATGGtatgttaatattacatttctaAAGCAAAACTGCACTCATCatagatatttttttttgtattaatgcaATAGGTAATTTAGTGAAGAATATGagtttacaaaatttgttacCATTCGCATGGAATGCTCGACAAAGTCTGGCCAATACACCATATTGGAACTTTAATATGAGGTCTTTACCATCCAAGAATTCAAAGGAAGAATAATTCTAATTGTGTGGTTCAAACCATCTTTGAGAACTGAACtgaaaaatatacagtttgaTTGCAGAACTAATCACAGCCCTGTATACATAGTTAATTGCAGATAATgtttttgtcttcaacatgattGCTAAAAACTATATGATGCTATGCCTTTCTTTATATCTATCGACTTTTCGTAGAGAAATGATTAATTTATCGTTAGTCACTGAATAGTGTTGAGGATGAACAAAGATAAAAGTTAGAAATATCCTTATTtctaacttaatatattttttcctaacTTATTTCAGCACTCCTGTGTTAGGATTAGAGAAAACCTTTACAAACAAAACCCAGGTCAGCCATTATTACCATCAGCCATGTTCACCTTGCAGATAAGGGCTGTTTGAGATATGTGTAATGTAGTTCT
This genomic stretch from Homalodisca vitripennis isolate AUS2020 chromosome 6, UT_GWSS_2.1, whole genome shotgun sequence harbors:
- the LOC124365146 gene encoding mediator of RNA polymerase II transcription subunit 15-like: MITQSMLFNCHWNSQLRDNDFLLLNPKLNSNVSHTAQYNRLIQFRLLLIGSVRDSSSRNQLLNGYPEHFLTTRIVTLAGAGRYLRREHFPSCYHNETMDQRWTLLQVVLLSLVSVALCQTNFQTSQRFSSPTQTQHYQQDQQYQQGQQQFQSDVPRFSAPAIRKPVVTGQQPQLRQPTRTQPALRQPQRQQFEQQYRPQPVQPQPVQPQPQQQVISQQQFFDQPQTNTQPGHFLNAQPVPVETPRRPQTNVAPAPVRNLDTVGSTIGQNLKPKSKSTYDAELIRHQAENARYSFSAAVSDGISDNEHIREETRDGLKLKGVYSYSDGYFKRTVHYQADENGYRVVKEDVEPIGDGPQVNPYNGRAEVSSNIEGNVLQYSVTPDDFYNRHLHQQQQTQSGKRTQQQQQHATQQIEQQF